In Gulosibacter molinativorax, a single window of DNA contains:
- a CDS encoding ABC transporter permease subunit (The N-terminal region of this protein, as described by TIGR01726, is a three transmembrane segment that identifies a subfamily of ABC transporter permease subunits, which specificities that include histidine, arginine, glutamine, glutamate, L-cystine (sic), the opines (in Agrobacterium) octopine and nopaline, etc.) — translation MSDTHVDTTTRIEIVHPSDARVQPVLEDLVREYSSRYGDIEGHNSRAEVYTGLENYTEERGGTFLILLDGDEVLASGAGKRIDAETIEFKKIWTNPDRRGERLGSRLLAKLEDAARDLGYRKVYLTTGPRQPEADRLYERNGYTAHFSPGANTVHPYTKALVDGVDGTTLPAGFDPVSQSFDELVGMKRPEADASGSVREAAAPGRRGEDAPENGRDQADGGRPVADQATQSQPNREHKPARRVIRRRSYARWIFAAIAIFLVAQFVVSLFKNPNWHWDVFAEYVLSKAIVDGVLLTLALTAISAVIGFVLGAVLAVMKMSDSPILQSFASGYIWFFRAVPLVVQLVVWYNLGYLWPTLGFGTPFTTNFWIYEFNTVTLISAFAAAILGLSLHEAAYSAEIIRGGLLSVDQGQLEASRALGLPRATRFFRIVLPQALRSIVPNAFNSVIGLVKGTSVVFIVALPELFYTAQVIYNRNQMVIPLLLVTVAWYAVITTALNIAQFYIERHYAKGHERELPPTPLQRIRRWFAARRPDPVPTPASGPPTASATPASPTPASEPAASEPALASAPSR, via the coding sequence ATGAGCGACACACACGTCGACACGACGACGCGAATCGAGATCGTGCATCCGAGCGATGCGCGCGTCCAGCCGGTGCTTGAGGACCTCGTCCGCGAGTACAGCTCCCGCTACGGCGACATCGAGGGGCACAACTCCCGCGCCGAGGTGTACACGGGGCTCGAGAACTACACCGAAGAGCGGGGCGGCACGTTCCTCATCCTGCTCGACGGGGATGAGGTGCTCGCGTCGGGTGCCGGCAAACGCATCGATGCCGAGACGATCGAATTCAAGAAGATCTGGACGAACCCGGATCGCCGGGGTGAGCGGCTCGGCTCGCGACTCCTCGCGAAGCTCGAGGATGCGGCGCGCGACCTCGGCTATCGCAAGGTGTATCTCACGACCGGTCCGCGGCAGCCCGAAGCCGATCGCCTTTACGAGCGCAACGGCTACACGGCGCACTTCAGCCCGGGTGCCAACACGGTGCATCCGTACACGAAGGCGCTCGTAGACGGCGTCGACGGCACGACGCTGCCCGCAGGTTTCGATCCAGTATCCCAGTCGTTCGACGAGCTTGTCGGTATGAAGCGGCCCGAAGCGGATGCGTCGGGTTCAGTTCGAGAGGCAGCAGCGCCCGGGCGCCGTGGTGAGGATGCTCCGGAAAACGGCCGCGACCAGGCCGACGGCGGGCGTCCTGTCGCCGACCAAGCCACGCAGTCCCAACCGAATCGCGAGCACAAGCCCGCCCGCCGCGTCATCCGCCGCCGAAGCTACGCGCGCTGGATCTTCGCGGCCATCGCGATCTTCCTCGTCGCGCAGTTCGTGGTGTCGCTGTTCAAAAACCCGAACTGGCACTGGGATGTGTTCGCCGAGTACGTGCTCTCGAAGGCGATCGTGGATGGCGTGCTCCTCACGCTCGCGCTGACGGCAATCTCCGCGGTGATCGGCTTCGTGCTCGGCGCCGTGCTCGCGGTGATGAAGATGTCGGACTCGCCGATCTTGCAGAGCTTCGCGAGCGGCTACATCTGGTTCTTCCGCGCGGTGCCGCTCGTCGTGCAGCTCGTGGTTTGGTACAACCTGGGGTACCTGTGGCCGACCCTTGGCTTCGGCACCCCGTTCACCACCAACTTCTGGATCTACGAGTTCAACACCGTCACGCTCATCTCGGCGTTCGCGGCCGCGATCCTCGGCCTCTCGCTCCACGAGGCCGCATACTCGGCGGAAATCATCCGCGGTGGCCTGCTCTCGGTCGACCAGGGCCAGCTCGAGGCTTCCCGTGCGCTGGGCCTGCCGCGCGCGACCCGCTTCTTCCGTATCGTGCTGCCGCAAGCGCTGCGCTCGATCGTGCCGAACGCGTTCAACTCGGTGATCGGCCTCGTCAAGGGAACCTCGGTCGTCTTCATCGTCGCGTTGCCCGAGCTGTTCTACACCGCGCAAGTCATCTACAACCGCAATCAGATGGTGATCCCGCTGCTGCTCGTGACAGTCGCCTGGTACGCGGTCATCACGACGGCGCTCAACATCGCGCAGTTCTACATTGAGCGCCACTACGCGAAGGGCCACGAACGCGAGTTGCCGCCGACGCCGCTGCAGCGCATCCGCCGCTGGTTCGCCGCGAGGCGACCCGACCCGGTGCCGACTCCCGCATCCGGCCCGCCCACCGCATCCGCGACCCCCGCATCGCCGACCCCCGCATCCGAGCCCGCCGCATCCGAGCCCGCGCTCGCATCCGCCCCGAGCCGCTAG
- a CDS encoding GNAT family N-acetyltransferase: MTTTTTATERFEMLDPHDERLVPVLEELVRDYHDRYGDIDGHDARAEVYDGSAEKFFPEERGAFIALLDGDTAIATGGIRRLDDTTAEFKKIWSHPERRGQGLARRMLDKLEETSRELGYEKVYLMTGPRQPEADRLYQRSGYTPHFDASEFVVHPYVKALVPEANADALPESVRGPAPDFDGIAKLS, encoded by the coding sequence TTGACGACGACTACGACTGCAACCGAGCGGTTCGAAATGCTCGACCCGCACGATGAGCGCCTCGTTCCTGTGCTCGAGGAACTCGTGCGCGACTATCACGATCGCTACGGCGACATCGATGGCCACGACGCTCGTGCAGAGGTATACGACGGCAGCGCCGAGAAATTCTTCCCGGAGGAGCGTGGCGCCTTCATCGCACTGCTCGACGGCGACACCGCGATCGCGACCGGAGGCATCCGCCGCCTCGACGATACGACGGCAGAGTTCAAGAAGATCTGGTCGCATCCCGAGCGTCGCGGCCAGGGCCTCGCCAGGCGGATGCTCGACAAGCTCGAGGAGACTTCGCGCGAGTTGGGCTACGAGAAGGTGTATCTCATGACCGGGCCGCGGCAGCCCGAGGCCGATCGGCTGTATCAGCGATCCGGCTATACGCCGCACTTCGACGCTTCGGAGTTCGTCGTGCATCCATACGTCAAGGCGCTGGTTCCCGAGGCGAACGCGGATGCGCTGCCCGAGTCGGTGCGCGGCCCCGCCCCCGACTTCGACGGCATCGCCAAGCTCAGCTAG
- a CDS encoding inositol monophosphatase family protein, whose product MAYELLHSITADLRLARQLADIADEISMDYFKRRDLGVYVKEDRTHVTDGDRAVEEAIRAKLAQERPSDSVYGEEFGTEGSSRRQWIIDPIDGTANFMRGVPIWATLISLVIDGRPEVGVVSAPALNRRWWGATGHGAYLDDDLADSDTATDRRIQVSGVGRLEEGQFSYGSMQYWLQVGKLAPIVEFNERMWRSRAIGDFWPYMLVAEGSVEVACEIDLQPYDMAALVPIIEEAGGTFTSIDGKEGPWHGSVLATNGILHDEALAIFRAHEK is encoded by the coding sequence ATGGCCTACGAACTTCTCCACTCGATCACTGCCGACCTGCGTCTCGCCCGCCAACTCGCCGATATTGCCGACGAGATTTCGATGGACTACTTCAAGCGTCGTGACCTCGGGGTGTACGTGAAGGAGGACCGCACGCACGTCACCGATGGCGACCGCGCGGTCGAGGAGGCGATCCGTGCGAAGCTCGCGCAGGAGCGACCGAGTGACTCGGTGTATGGCGAGGAGTTCGGCACCGAGGGGTCTTCCCGCCGCCAATGGATCATCGACCCGATCGACGGCACCGCGAACTTCATGCGCGGCGTGCCGATCTGGGCCACACTCATCTCGCTCGTGATCGACGGCCGGCCCGAGGTCGGCGTGGTCTCGGCCCCGGCGCTCAACCGCCGCTGGTGGGGTGCGACCGGTCACGGCGCGTACCTCGATGACGACCTCGCCGATTCCGACACCGCGACCGACCGGCGCATCCAGGTCTCGGGCGTGGGTCGCCTCGAGGAGGGCCAATTCAGCTACGGCTCGATGCAGTATTGGCTGCAGGTCGGCAAGCTCGCGCCGATCGTCGAGTTCAACGAGCGGATGTGGCGCTCGCGTGCGATCGGCGACTTCTGGCCCTACATGCTGGTCGCGGAGGGCTCGGTCGAGGTCGCGTGCGAGATCGACCTGCAGCCGTACGACATGGCGGCGCTCGTGCCGATCATCGAGGAGGCCGGCGGCACGTTCACCTCGATCGACGGCAAGGAAGGCCCGTGGCACGGCTCCGTGCTGGCGACCAACGGCATCCTGCACGACGAAGCCCTGGCGATCTTCCGCGCCCATGAGAAGTAG
- a CDS encoding AMP-dependent synthetase/ligase, producing the protein MPETLRETSTPATFDIKPEMSVNMLIPERLAENPESIFAERRIDGGPFTPITIRQLDEDVRATAKGFAARGLEPGDTVGIMCRTRYEWTVLDLAVLSLGGVVVPIYQTSSRDQVEWMTTDSNIHTIFVEDAEQYGVVAPLLETTQLEHLLVIDDGALDDLRNEGQGVDDETISTRASAVRSTDVATICYTSGTTGRPKGVELTHANLLAHVKNGTGDPGLGFVVTPVEDGAQKRVLLFLPLAHSYGRFVEFLGLASSSIIGYAPDTKKLIDDMQEFRPTWFIAVPRVFETVYNSADAKAGTGVTKRLFRWAVNAVQAYSLALDTAEGPSTLQTWRRTVALKLVLGRILDLMGGQLGFAISGGAALSNRHAHFFRGLGIELMEGYGATETTAPASVNRPGHIKLGSAGAPYPGIELRIADDGEILIGGASVFRGYHNNPEATAEALDAEGWFHSGDLGYIDADGYLHISGRRKEIIVTAGGKNVQPAVLENALRSHPLISEVMVVGEGKPFIGAMIALDEGMLPGWLANRGLPSLSLEQARVSPEVRDALQTAIDQANRKVSRAESIRKFTIVRRAFSEAEGEISASTKVIRRVVLEHFQDAMVELYGEG; encoded by the coding sequence ATGCCCGAGACCCTGCGCGAGACAAGCACGCCCGCGACGTTCGACATCAAGCCGGAGATGTCCGTAAACATGCTCATCCCGGAGCGTCTCGCCGAAAACCCCGAATCGATCTTCGCGGAGCGACGCATCGACGGCGGCCCGTTCACTCCCATCACCATCCGTCAGCTCGACGAGGACGTCCGAGCAACGGCGAAGGGCTTTGCTGCGCGCGGCCTCGAACCCGGCGACACCGTCGGCATCATGTGCCGCACGCGCTACGAGTGGACGGTCCTCGACCTCGCGGTGCTCTCACTCGGGGGCGTCGTCGTGCCGATCTACCAGACCTCATCCCGGGACCAGGTGGAGTGGATGACGACCGACTCGAACATCCACACGATCTTCGTCGAGGATGCGGAACAGTACGGGGTGGTCGCGCCGCTGCTTGAGACCACGCAGCTGGAGCACCTGCTGGTGATCGACGACGGCGCGCTCGATGACCTCCGCAACGAAGGCCAAGGCGTCGATGACGAGACCATCTCGACCCGCGCATCCGCCGTGCGAAGCACCGACGTCGCGACCATTTGCTATACCTCTGGCACCACCGGGCGCCCCAAAGGCGTCGAGCTCACGCACGCGAACCTTCTCGCGCACGTGAAGAACGGCACAGGCGACCCGGGCCTCGGATTCGTCGTCACGCCGGTGGAGGACGGCGCGCAGAAGCGCGTGCTGCTGTTCCTGCCGCTCGCGCACTCGTATGGTCGCTTCGTGGAGTTCCTCGGGCTCGCGTCGTCCTCGATCATCGGCTACGCGCCCGACACGAAGAAGCTCATCGACGACATGCAGGAGTTCCGGCCCACCTGGTTCATCGCCGTTCCTCGCGTCTTCGAAACGGTCTACAACTCGGCGGATGCGAAGGCCGGCACGGGCGTCACGAAACGGCTTTTCCGCTGGGCGGTCAACGCGGTGCAGGCCTACTCGCTCGCGCTCGACACGGCCGAGGGCCCGAGCACGCTGCAGACCTGGCGACGCACGGTCGCGCTCAAACTCGTGCTGGGCCGCATCCTGGACCTCATGGGCGGGCAGCTCGGCTTCGCGATCTCGGGCGGCGCGGCGCTGTCGAACCGGCACGCGCACTTCTTCCGCGGCCTCGGCATCGAGCTGATGGAGGGCTACGGCGCGACTGAAACCACCGCGCCCGCATCCGTGAACCGGCCCGGGCACATCAAGCTCGGCAGCGCTGGTGCCCCGTATCCGGGTATCGAGCTGCGCATCGCGGACGACGGCGAGATCCTCATCGGCGGCGCGAGTGTGTTCCGCGGCTACCACAACAACCCTGAAGCGACGGCGGAGGCGCTCGACGCCGAGGGTTGGTTCCACTCGGGCGACCTCGGTTACATCGACGCCGACGGCTACCTTCACATCTCCGGCCGGCGCAAGGAGATCATCGTGACCGCGGGCGGCAAGAACGTGCAGCCCGCCGTCCTCGAGAACGCGCTGCGCTCGCATCCGCTCATCAGCGAGGTCATGGTCGTGGGCGAGGGGAAACCGTTCATCGGCGCGATGATCGCGCTCGACGAGGGGATGCTCCCGGGCTGGCTCGCGAACCGCGGCCTGCCGAGCCTGTCGCTCGAGCAGGCTCGGGTGAGCCCCGAGGTTCGGGATGCGTTGCAAACCGCGATCGATCAGGCCAACCGCAAGGTCTCCCGCGCCGAGTCGATCCGCAAGTTCACGATTGTGCGCCGTGCGTTCTCGGAGGCCGAGGGGGAGATCTCGGCCTCGACCAAGGTCATCCGCCGCGTCGTGCTCGAGCACTTCCAGGATGCGATGGTCGAGCTCTACGGGGAAGGTTAA
- a CDS encoding 3'-5' exonuclease, with the protein MITSSRLSGYKRRVADASRHNLHQQIDVVQAVVRHWIDDGVDALTMAVLARKRDDAQSIATFLSDVGIPARFAQASSEGVKVSVVTMTMHQSKGHEFSRVLLYDMSNGRFPAPMNGASEAVRAERRRHETALLYVSATRARDELIVTYEGEVTGLLGG; encoded by the coding sequence GTGATCACGTCATCGCGGCTATCTGGTTACAAGCGTCGCGTGGCGGATGCGTCAAGGCACAATCTGCACCAACAAATCGATGTCGTGCAGGCAGTCGTGCGCCACTGGATCGATGACGGCGTGGATGCGCTGACGATGGCGGTGCTCGCACGGAAGCGAGACGATGCGCAGTCGATCGCGACGTTCCTGTCGGACGTAGGCATACCCGCGCGTTTCGCGCAGGCTTCGAGCGAGGGCGTGAAGGTTTCGGTCGTGACGATGACGATGCACCAGTCGAAGGGCCACGAGTTCTCGCGGGTGCTGCTGTACGACATGTCGAATGGTCGATTCCCGGCGCCGATGAATGGTGCCTCCGAGGCGGTGCGGGCCGAGCGGCGCAGGCACGAGACGGCGCTGCTCTACGTGTCGGCGACCCGAGCGCGGGATGAGCTTATCGTGACGTATGAGGGCGAGGTTACGGGGTTGCTTGGTGGGTGA
- a CDS encoding type II toxin-antitoxin system Phd/YefM family antitoxin, giving the protein MSTAEVITSHAAREQLPSTLKRFREEGIMAEPLIFGPHRKAEAVVIPFELYEKLIPAIEEIEIAELVRERSKAGEPTPLGDLAESIGLDPADYR; this is encoded by the coding sequence ATGTCAACAGCCGAAGTGATCACCAGCCACGCTGCCCGCGAGCAGCTACCCAGCACTCTCAAGCGCTTCCGCGAGGAGGGAATCATGGCTGAACCGCTGATCTTCGGACCGCACCGCAAAGCGGAAGCGGTGGTCATTCCGTTCGAGCTGTACGAGAAGTTGATTCCGGCGATTGAGGAGATTGAAATCGCGGAACTCGTTCGTGAACGCTCAAAGGCTGGAGAGCCGACACCGCTTGGCGATCTCGCTGAGTCCATCGGTCTCGATCCCGCCGATTACCGATAG
- a CDS encoding 3'-5' exonuclease produces MPQVVWAQQKSNKIDGSVKPKVFNFVTKLYEDDTAPGLHIEPMVNAADPRARTGRVDDGLRAVLFRLDPPGGEVTYVFIGVWEHDEAIEIAKTRRLQVNPVNGVNEIIEVGAGEASQHVDDVVAKAQEIAAAQQKAAEATAAGLIVTPVLERKGYTLAGLVEDVGFSVADAERLMAARDEAELSELVDAFGNAWQELAVIAMLEGQPIEGILAEITEPIDDSDTVDEIDESDAVDEPAEPARASTPEPDHVQTEDERILRGFQHPAARRQFTYVEGQDELRRVIEAEDFGAWTVFLHPDQRHYVDRDYAGTFRLTGGAGTGKTVILLHRARRLALANPDARIVLTTFTRSLARMLSRDLQRLDPKLKLANRLGEAGIYIGGVDQLVAEVQRRWKRQFNAASVEVIGSSIAGRNPVTKQSTQWATVAQNMQAVLGPLADADFLDEEYLDIVLRERIISRDDYLRTSRLGSGVRLGRKQRVDVWNAIEQYRLSERVDREVTFPELAAIGAVAAAGVEGGLADHVLVDEGQDLVAPQWQFLRALARPGANDLFIAEDAHQRIYGRPVRMARVGIDLRGRSRRLKLNYRTTQETLDFALEALRGETWETGEGTLEDASGYVSARRGPAPRLVGTPAGGAQIDVVQAEVRHWIDDGVDPLTIAVLARKRNDAQSIATFLSDAGIPARLVQASSEGVKGSVVTMTMHQSKGHEFSRVLLYDMSRGRFPATLRGASEAVRDEHRRHEAALLYVSATRARDELVVTYEGEVTGLLGDA; encoded by the coding sequence ATGCCGCAGGTGGTGTGGGCGCAACAGAAGTCGAACAAGATCGACGGCAGTGTGAAGCCGAAGGTGTTCAACTTCGTGACGAAGCTCTACGAGGACGACACCGCGCCGGGGCTGCACATCGAGCCGATGGTGAACGCTGCCGATCCGCGTGCGCGCACCGGACGCGTCGACGATGGCCTGCGCGCGGTGCTGTTCCGGCTCGACCCGCCGGGCGGTGAGGTGACGTACGTGTTCATCGGCGTGTGGGAGCACGACGAGGCGATCGAGATTGCGAAGACCCGCAGGCTGCAGGTGAACCCGGTTAATGGCGTCAATGAGATCATCGAGGTTGGCGCGGGAGAGGCCTCGCAGCACGTCGACGACGTGGTCGCGAAGGCGCAGGAGATCGCCGCGGCCCAGCAGAAGGCGGCCGAGGCGACGGCGGCCGGGCTCATCGTGACCCCCGTGCTCGAACGCAAGGGCTACACCCTGGCGGGGCTCGTCGAGGACGTCGGATTCTCGGTGGCCGATGCCGAGCGCCTCATGGCGGCCCGCGACGAGGCCGAGCTGAGCGAGCTGGTCGATGCGTTCGGCAATGCCTGGCAGGAGCTCGCGGTGATCGCGATGCTCGAGGGGCAGCCGATCGAGGGCATCCTGGCGGAGATTACCGAACCCATCGATGACAGTGACACCGTCGACGAAATCGATGAAAGTGACGCCGTCGACGAACCTGCCGAGCCAGCCCGCGCATCCACCCCCGAGCCCGACCACGTCCAGACCGAGGACGAGCGCATTCTGCGTGGCTTCCAGCATCCGGCCGCTCGCCGTCAGTTCACGTACGTCGAGGGGCAGGATGAGCTGCGACGCGTGATCGAGGCCGAGGACTTCGGCGCGTGGACGGTGTTTCTGCACCCGGACCAGCGGCACTACGTTGACCGCGACTACGCCGGGACGTTCCGCCTTACCGGGGGCGCGGGTACTGGCAAGACCGTGATTCTGCTGCATCGCGCGCGGCGGCTCGCGCTTGCGAATCCGGATGCGCGGATCGTGCTGACGACGTTCACGCGGTCGCTCGCACGGATGCTGAGCCGCGATCTCCAACGGCTCGACCCGAAGCTGAAGCTTGCGAACAGGCTTGGCGAGGCGGGCATCTACATCGGCGGCGTCGATCAGCTCGTGGCCGAGGTGCAGCGGCGTTGGAAGCGCCAGTTCAACGCGGCGAGCGTCGAAGTCATCGGATCTTCGATTGCGGGGCGGAACCCTGTCACGAAGCAGTCGACGCAGTGGGCGACGGTGGCGCAGAACATGCAGGCCGTGCTTGGCCCGCTCGCGGACGCGGATTTTCTCGACGAGGAGTACCTCGATATTGTGCTGCGTGAGCGAATCATCTCTCGTGACGACTACCTGCGAACCTCTCGGCTCGGCAGCGGCGTGCGGCTCGGGCGAAAGCAACGGGTCGATGTGTGGAATGCGATCGAGCAGTATCGGCTGAGCGAGCGCGTGGACCGCGAGGTGACGTTCCCGGAGCTCGCGGCAATTGGCGCGGTTGCTGCGGCTGGCGTGGAAGGCGGCCTGGCGGATCACGTGCTGGTCGATGAGGGCCAGGACCTCGTCGCCCCGCAGTGGCAGTTCTTGCGGGCGCTGGCTCGGCCGGGTGCCAACGATCTCTTTATCGCTGAAGATGCGCACCAGCGGATCTACGGTCGACCGGTGCGGATGGCGCGGGTCGGGATTGATCTCCGTGGCCGTTCGCGGCGGTTGAAACTGAACTACCGGACTACGCAGGAGACGCTCGACTTCGCGCTTGAGGCGCTTCGTGGTGAGACTTGGGAGACCGGCGAGGGCACCCTCGAGGATGCGTCGGGTTACGTGTCTGCGCGGCGGGGGCCTGCGCCGAGGCTAGTGGGGACGCCGGCGGGTGGCGCACAGATCGACGTCGTGCAGGCGGAAGTGCGGCACTGGATCGATGACGGCGTGGACCCACTGACGATCGCGGTGCTCGCGCGGAAGCGAAACGATGCGCAGTCGATCGCGACGTTCCTGTCGGATGCCGGAATTCCGGCGCGGCTCGTGCAGGCTTCGAGCGAGGGCGTAAAGGGCTCGGTCGTGACGATGACGATGCACCAGTCGAAGGGCCACGAGTTCTCGCGGGTGCTGCTGTACGACATGTCTCGGGGGCGGTTCCCGGCGACGTTGCGCGGTGCATCCGAGGCGGTGCGGGATGAACACCGTCGCCACGAGGCGGCACTGCTGTACGTGTCGGCGACGCGGGCGCGCGACGAGCTTGTCGTCACGTATGAGGGGGAAGTTACGGGGTTGCTTGGTGACGCTTGA